The following are from one region of the Sciurus carolinensis chromosome 5, mSciCar1.2, whole genome shotgun sequence genome:
- the C5H10orf82 gene encoding uncharacterized protein C10orf82 homolog, translated as METSKTFMRNPPITPGYSGFVPYLSCQGTSGEDHMDHCLENFQEKRQQYVDRQEELHRLVATAPKLKPVCSEDHVLRALHEYYRKYHPMILECKNVKKPLQEPPIPGWAGYLPRAKVTELGCATRYTVMARNCYQDFLDIVERAKRARLRSYEELCGVSPTQAAAPSPQVLQQEEPTPPSPGFSIPGGSCPALGRPPSQDPRAPVTCDSAQRSNMSCNRKIYLGPLSSAKNAEG; from the exons ATGGAGACTTCCAAGACCTTCATGAGAAATCCACCGATCACACCAGGCTACAGTG GCTTTGTGCCCTACCTCAGCTGCCAGGGCACCTCCGGCGAGGACCACATGGACCACTGCCTGGAAAACTTCCAGGAGAAAAGGCAGCAATACGTAGACCGGCAGGAGGAACTTCACCGTTTGGTGGCCACGGCCCCGAAATTGAAGCCCGTCTGTTCCGAGGACCACGTCTTGCGGGCTCTGCACGAGTACTACAGGAAGTACCACCCCATGATTCTGG AATGCAAGAACGTGAAGAAGCCTCTCCAGGAGCCCCCCATCCCCGGCTGGGCAGGCTACCTTCCCAGAGCCAAGGTCACTGAACTAGGCTGTGCCACGAGGTACACGGTCATGGCCAGAAACTGCTACCAGGACTTCCTGGACATCGTGGAGCGGGCCAAGAGAGCGCGCCTCAGATCCTATGAGGA ACTCTGTGGAGTTAGCCCCACCCAGGCCGCTGCTCCTTCCCCACAAGTTTTGCAGCAGGAAGAGCCGACACCCCCAAGCCCAGGTTTCTCCATCCCAG GTGGAAGCTGTCCTGCCCTTGGAAGACCCCCCAGCCAAGACCCCAGAGCTCCGGTGACATGTGACTCTGCTCAGAGGTCAAATATGTCATGCAACAGGAAGATTTATCTAGGGCCACTGTCCTCAGCCAAGAACGCAGAGGGCTAG